One stretch of Zhihengliuella flava DNA includes these proteins:
- the dinB gene encoding DNA polymerase IV yields the protein MNPTRRERAILHVDMDAFFVSVELLQRPDLAHRQVIVGRPGERSVVLSASYDCRALGVRSAMPMTTAVRLAPRAVVIEPSQGKYREVSARIMGIFREITPLVQPLSVDEAFLDVTGSMRRLGAPGVIGEHIRDRIRSELSLPASVGAAKNMFVAKIASQRAKPDGLLVIRPEQTVEFLHTLPVSALWGVGRRTAEVLANAGIHSVRDIAQSPLPMLQRMLGAQGKHLYSLAWGRDEREVVTERNEKSIGSEETFAQDERDPSALRVELLRLSHGVAARLRASGKLASSVSLKVRYADFTTVSRSRRLQHPSASAVTLADAATSLFDALWRPGDAIRLIGVRTEQLVSSESVQFSFDRADANWDRAEAAMDRIRDKFQGAGLSPASLLPRESTEREDGT from the coding sequence ATGAACCCCACCCGCCGCGAGCGTGCCATCTTGCACGTCGACATGGACGCGTTCTTCGTGTCCGTGGAGCTGCTACAACGGCCTGATCTGGCCCATCGGCAGGTCATCGTCGGCCGGCCAGGGGAGCGGTCCGTGGTCCTGTCGGCGTCGTACGATTGCCGTGCGCTCGGCGTCAGATCGGCCATGCCAATGACGACGGCGGTGCGGCTAGCCCCGCGCGCTGTGGTGATCGAGCCTAGCCAAGGAAAGTACCGCGAGGTTTCGGCTCGCATTATGGGGATCTTCCGGGAGATCACTCCGCTGGTCCAACCGCTGTCCGTCGACGAGGCGTTTCTCGACGTGACGGGCAGCATGCGCCGGCTGGGGGCACCTGGCGTGATTGGAGAGCATATTCGGGACCGCATCCGGTCGGAACTCTCCCTGCCGGCAAGCGTCGGTGCCGCCAAGAATATGTTCGTGGCCAAGATCGCCTCCCAACGGGCTAAACCGGACGGATTGCTCGTCATCCGCCCCGAACAGACCGTGGAGTTTCTGCACACGTTGCCGGTGTCCGCGCTCTGGGGCGTGGGACGCCGGACGGCCGAGGTCCTCGCGAATGCCGGGATCCACAGCGTGCGCGACATCGCCCAGAGTCCTCTTCCCATGCTTCAACGCATGCTGGGCGCGCAGGGCAAGCATCTGTACTCCTTGGCGTGGGGCCGGGACGAACGGGAAGTCGTCACGGAGCGCAATGAAAAGAGCATTGGCTCGGAGGAGACGTTTGCGCAGGACGAGCGGGACCCATCCGCACTGCGAGTGGAGTTGCTGCGGTTGAGCCACGGCGTTGCGGCGCGACTGCGCGCGTCAGGCAAGCTGGCGTCGTCCGTCTCGCTCAAGGTGCGGTACGCCGACTTCACGACGGTGAGTCGCAGCCGACGCTTACAGCATCCTTCAGCGTCCGCCGTAACCCTCGCTGATGCGGCGACGTCGCTCTTCGATGCCCTCTGGCGGCCGGGCGACGCCATTCGCCTCATCGGCGTGCGGACCGAGCAACTGGTGAGCAGTGAGTCGGTGCAATTTAGCTTTGATCGAGCCGACGCAAACTGGGACCGGGCCGAGGCCGCGATGGATCGGATTCGGGATAAATTTCAGGGAGCCGGGCTGTCACCGGCCTCCCTGCTACCGCGCGAGTCCACGGAGCGCGAGGACGGAACGTGA
- a CDS encoding DUF3040 domain-containing protein codes for MPLSDHEQRLLEQLEQQLHEDQRFASTMKSGGGYSTRNMVIGVLIGIAGIVAVLIGISANVLVVGVLGFAVMCVGVYVALSKRGGASMKASNGSPRAAKSNSSFMADLEAKWDERRRDQGF; via the coding sequence ATGCCGCTTTCCGACCACGAACAGCGGTTGCTCGAGCAACTGGAACAGCAGCTGCACGAGGACCAGCGCTTCGCGTCGACCATGAAGTCCGGAGGCGGATATTCGACGCGCAACATGGTGATTGGCGTGCTCATTGGCATCGCCGGGATCGTCGCGGTACTGATCGGCATCTCCGCCAACGTGTTGGTGGTCGGTGTGCTCGGATTCGCCGTGATGTGCGTCGGCGTGTACGTCGCCCTGTCGAAGCGCGGCGGTGCCAGCATGAAGGCTAGCAATGGCTCCCCACGGGCTGCGAAGTCCAACAGCTCGTTCATGGCAGATCTCGAAGCGAAGTGGGACGAGCGCCGACGCGATCAAGGGTTCTAA
- the mraZ gene encoding division/cell wall cluster transcriptional repressor MraZ yields the protein MFLGTYTPRLDDKGRLILPAKYREELGNGLVLTRGQERCIYVFSQREFERVHEQMRQAPLSSRQARDYIRVFLSGASDEVPDKQGRVTIPSSLRSYAGLDREVTVIGAGTRAEIWDSAAWNTYLEEKESAFSETDEEVLPGIF from the coding sequence ATGTTCCTCGGGACATACACGCCGCGTCTTGACGACAAGGGTCGGCTGATCCTGCCCGCCAAGTACAGGGAAGAGCTCGGCAACGGGCTCGTCCTGACGCGGGGGCAGGAGCGGTGTATTTACGTCTTCAGTCAGCGGGAGTTTGAACGGGTCCACGAGCAGATGCGGCAGGCGCCGTTGTCTTCTCGCCAAGCCCGCGATTACATCCGTGTTTTCCTCTCCGGCGCCTCTGATGAGGTGCCGGACAAGCAAGGGCGGGTCACGATTCCGTCCTCGCTACGCAGCTACGCCGGCCTAGACCGTGAGGTCACCGTCATCGGCGCTGGTACCAGAGCTGAGATTTGGGACAGCGCGGCGTGGAACACCTACCTCGAGGAAAAGGAGAGTGCGTTCTCCGAGACCGATGAGGAGGTTCTTCCGGGAATCTTCTAG
- the rsmH gene encoding 16S rRNA (cytosine(1402)-N(4))-methyltransferase RsmH has protein sequence MTAEDDARGAGAQHPVVAAESAAVAKPTHERHVPVLLDRCVGLLEPAVLAARAAGRAPVLVDCTLGMGGHSEAILTRFPDARLIGLDRDEQALALAGERLKDLADRTDLVHAVYDEIYDVVQELDLPGVDGVLFDLGVSSLQLDERDRGFAYSYDAPLDMRMDPSRGPTAADLVNSATHGELARIIRTWGEERFASRIASAILTAREVKPITSTSGLVDVIRSAVPAAAARTGGHPAKRTFQALRIAVNEELDVLERAIPAAMKAVHVGGRVVVMSYHSLEDKITKRFFQAGSRSSAPAGFPVELDEHKARFKTLTKGTEKPTADEIEENPRAASAKLRAVERIMKD, from the coding sequence ATGACGGCAGAAGACGACGCCCGCGGCGCGGGTGCTCAGCATCCCGTTGTTGCGGCCGAGTCTGCCGCCGTCGCCAAGCCCACCCACGAGCGCCACGTGCCGGTGCTCTTGGACCGTTGCGTGGGCCTCCTCGAGCCAGCTGTCCTCGCGGCTCGGGCCGCCGGTCGAGCGCCTGTACTGGTTGACTGCACGCTGGGCATGGGCGGCCACTCAGAGGCGATCTTGACGCGATTTCCCGACGCTCGCCTCATTGGTTTGGACCGCGACGAACAAGCGCTAGCTCTCGCCGGAGAGCGGCTCAAAGACCTGGCGGACCGGACGGATTTGGTCCACGCCGTGTACGACGAGATCTATGACGTCGTGCAGGAGTTGGATCTCCCAGGGGTCGACGGCGTGCTGTTTGACCTCGGAGTGTCGTCGCTGCAGTTGGACGAGCGCGACCGCGGCTTCGCGTATTCCTACGATGCGCCGCTCGACATGCGCATGGACCCGTCGCGAGGCCCGACCGCTGCAGATCTGGTCAATTCCGCGACGCACGGAGAGCTGGCCCGGATCATTCGCACGTGGGGAGAGGAGCGATTCGCCTCACGCATCGCGTCCGCGATCCTGACTGCCCGTGAGGTCAAACCCATTACCTCGACCTCTGGCCTGGTTGACGTGATCAGATCTGCCGTTCCGGCAGCGGCGGCCCGCACGGGCGGACACCCCGCCAAGCGAACGTTTCAGGCGCTGCGCATCGCGGTCAACGAGGAATTGGACGTGCTTGAACGAGCCATTCCGGCGGCCATGAAGGCCGTTCACGTTGGTGGCCGTGTGGTGGTGATGAGTTACCACTCGCTCGAAGACAAGATCACCAAGCGATTTTTTCAGGCCGGCTCGCGGTCATCAGCCCCGGCCGGTTTCCCCGTCGAGCTCGACGAGCACAAGGCTCGGTTTAAGACACTGACCAAGGGCACCGAAAAGCCCACCGCTGACGAAATCGAAGAGAACCCCCGGGCAGCATCCGCCAAGCTGCGCGCGGTTGAACGGATCATGAAGGACTGA